DNA sequence from the Deltaproteobacteria bacterium genome:
CTCCGTTCGTGGCTCGCCGTGCGGTGAACCTGCACGGCTGCGCTTTACCTCACTGCGCCCCCCTCCTGCGGCGACTCCGCCGGACCCTCCCGTTGCGTGCGCCTTCCGTGCTGTCTTCCCGATACGTTACCGTATTTATGAACTGAAGCACTTAGTGCTGCGTCGCGGCCGGCCGCACCGGTACGCCGTGGCGCCGGAGGTACTCCTTCGCCTCCCCCACGGTGTGCTCCCCGTAGTGGAAGATGGAGGCCGCGAGCACCGCGTCCGCCCCCCCCGCCCTCACCCCTTCCAGCAGGTGCGCGAGGGTCCCCACCCCGCCCGAGGCGATCACGGGGACGCGAACCGCGTCGGCGATGGCGCGCGTCAGCGGGATGTCGTAGCCGTCCCGGGTGCCGTCGCGGTCCATGCTGGTCAGCAGGATCTCGCCGGCCCCGCACGCGTCCATCCGCCGGGCCCACGCCACCGCGTCGAGGCCCGTGGGCGTACGCCCGCCGTGGGTGTACACCTCCCACTCCCCGGACCGGCCCGGAACCGCCCGGGCGTCGATCGCCACCACCGTGCACTGGCTCCCGAACCGCTCGGCCGCGCGGCGGACGAAGTCGGGATCGGCGACGGCGGCCGTGTTGATCGACACCTTGTCGGCTCCCGCGAGCAGCAGGCTCCGGATGTCCTCGATCGTGCGGATCCCGCCGCCCACGGTGAGCGGCATGAAGACC
Encoded proteins:
- the hisF gene encoding imidazole glycerol phosphate synthase subunit HisF → MLAKRIIPCLDVKDGRVVKGVRFVDLRDAGDPVEIARRYDREEADELVFLDITASHEKRDILIDVVRKTAEQVFMPLTVGGGIRTIEDIRSLLLAGADKVSINTAAVADPDFVRRAAERFGSQCTVVAIDARAVPGRSGEWEVYTHGGRTPTGLDAVAWARRMDACGAGEILLTSMDRDGTRDGYDIPLTRAIADAVRVPVIASGGVGTLAHLLEGVRAGGADAVLAASIFHYGEHTVGEAKEYLRRHGVPVRPAATQH